A window of the Miscanthus floridulus cultivar M001 chromosome 14, ASM1932011v1, whole genome shotgun sequence genome harbors these coding sequences:
- the LOC136503042 gene encoding LOW QUALITY PROTEIN: uncharacterized protein (The sequence of the model RefSeq protein was modified relative to this genomic sequence to represent the inferred CDS: substituted 2 bases at 2 genomic stop codons), with translation MENQIGDFAAFPKGMQARMDEQHEEVKKTLEANTESAVSPAYKVYDTENLDLTGSLTGSTMVSPSTKPYGATSRPSGHGDEHDHRGLGNGVVTTLVPTPVMVCDRFEKDQHNLLLRQFFRIRQSGSIADYIEKFDTLVHQILAHDPKFSTATITDRFIDGLKDDIRVVVLVHRPANLDAASSIALLQEDAAPSLPAKSTELSPSTAKKGSENAKRYQPEDRAATLMNYRKAKGLCYKCGMKWSPGHKCSTSVSLHVVEELWQMLQQDEPEXQCXQEAEDSGDDLMSLSVNAVQGTDSSNTVRMMGNIGGKDVVILIDSGSSHNFVSENLASRWRNWTALESPMQVRVANGQVLSCTHEVTACPMWISGYAFKLPLKILPLHCYDVILGIDWLEQHSPMEVNWKEKWMSFDYQGSKALLQGILPQVLNCMEITPQELSVLERTDQLWCLIELHSIDVSKTMFTKPPEVQQLID, from the exons ATGGAGAATCAGATCGGCGATTTTGCGGCGTTTCCCAAGGGGATGCAGGCTCGGATGGATGAACAGCATGAGGAAGTGAAGAAGACACTGGAGGCTAACACT GAATCAGCAGTAAGCCCTGCTTACAAAGTGTATGATACAGAGAATCTAGATCTCACTGGATCACTCACTGGATCAACTATGGTCTCTCCGTCCACCAAACCCTATGGGGCGACTTCTAGGCCAAGCGGCCACGGCGACGAACACGATCACCGGGGATTGGGTAACGGGGTTGTCACTACCCTCGTTCCTACCCCGGTCA TGGTGTGTGATAGATTTGAAAAGGATCAGCATAATTTACTGCTTAGGCAATTCTTTCGTATTAGGCAGAGTGGTAGCATTGCTGATTACATTGAGAAGTTTGATACATTAGTACACCAAATTCTTGCCCATGACCCTAAATTTAGCACTGCCACCATTACCGATAGATTCATTGATGGTCTTAAAGATGATATTAGGGTTGTAGTTCTTGTGCACAGACCTGCAAACCTAGATGCTGCTAGTTCTATTGCCTTGTTGCAGGAAGA TGCAGCTCCATCACTTCCTGCTAAGAGTACTGAGCTCAGTCCTAGTACAGCAAAGAAGGGCAGTGAAAATGCAAAACGGTATCAACCAGAAGATAGAGCTGCAACCCTTATGAACTACAGAAAAGCAAAAGGGCTTTGCTACAAATGTGGCATGAAATGGAGCCCGGGGCACAAGTGCTCTACATCAGTGTCTTTACATGTGGTTGAGGAACTCTGGCAGATGCTACAACAAGATGAACCAGAGTAACAGTGTTAGCAAGAGGCAGAAGATTCTGGTGATGATCTGATGTCCTTGTCAGTTAATGCAGTTCAAGGTACAGACTCTAGTAACACAGTTAGAATGATGGGAAACATTGGTGGCAAGGATGTTGTCATTCTAATTGATTCTGGTAGTTCTCATAACTTTGTCAGTGAAAATTTGGCTTCCAGGTGGAGGAATTGGACTGCACTTGAATCACCAATGCAAGTTCGAGTAGCAAATGGCCAAGTATTAAGTTGCACTCATGAAGTCACTGCATGCCCGATGTGGATTAGTGGTTATGCTTTCAAGCTACCCTTGAAGATCTTGCCATTACACTGTTATGATGTCATTTTGGGCATTGACTGGCTGGAGCAGCATAGCCCCATGGAGGTTAATTGGAAGGAAAAGTGGATGAGCTTTGATTATCAGGGTAGCAAGGCTCTATTACAAGGCATCCTTCCTCAAGTATTGAATTGTATGGAAATAACACCTCAAGAGTTATCTGTTTTGGAGAGAACAGATCAGTTGTGGTGTCTGATAGAACTGCATTCTATTGATGTCAGCAAGACCATGTTCACCAAGCCACCAGAAGTTCAACAGTTAATAGATTAG
- the LOC136505051 gene encoding protein SCARECROW-like: MVSSSLLFPSPSTAAAAPACFTAATHAAATAPSPSLLPPLLSQKSQHHFLQVLHHLGQQQEPSAAAAMVRKRPAPDVDLPPPRRHVMGDLSDVTAGAAAAGAPLPPSSASAQLPALPTQLLPPAFQFQAHAHHQAAEVDVPVAHPHAHAHTQAADVAAAAPPSTTAWVDSIIRDIIGSSSGAGVVSVAQLIHNVREIIHPCNPGLASLLELRLRSLLAPANPAPLHPPLLHAAPHVAALPPAPPPPPLHSADRQCPQPEQEPNNQPAPSQSPKAPTAEKSAAAAAAAAKERKEEQRRRQRDEEGLHLLTLLLQCAEAVNADNLDDAHRWLLEIAELATPFGTSTQRVAAYFAEAMSARLVSSCLGLYAPLPPGNPAASAARLHGRVAAAFQVFNGISPFVKFSHFTANQAIQEAFEPEDRVHIIDLDIMQGLQWPGLFHILASRPGGPPRVRLTGLGASMDALQATGKRLSDFADTLGLPFEFCAVAEKAGNVDPDKLGVTRREAVAVHWLHHSLYDVTGSDSNTLRLIQRLAPKVVTMVEQDLSQSGSFLARFVEAIHYYSALFDSLDASYGEDSPERHVVEQQLLSREIRNVLAVGGPARTGDVKFVGSWREKLVQSGFRAASLAGGAAAQASLLLSMFPSDGYTLVEENGALKLGWKDLCLLTASAWRPIHQAPCR, translated from the exons AtggtctcctcctccctcctcttcccctcgccctccaccgccgccgccgcacccgccTGTTTTACTGCCGCTACtcatgccgccgccaccgccccctccccctccttatTGCCGCCGCTCCTCTCCCAAAAATCCCAACACCACTTCTTACAAGTCCTCCACCACCTAGGCCAGCAGCAAGAACCCTCGGCCGCCGCAGCCATGGTCCGCAAGCGCCCCGCGCCCGACGTCGACctcccgccgccgcgccgccacgTCATGGGCGACCTCTCTGACGTCACCGCcggtgccgccgccgctggtgcgccgctgccgccgtcctCCGCCAGCGCGCAGCTGCCCGCGCTGCCCACCCAGCTCCTGCCGCCCGCGTTCCAGTTCCAGGCGCACGCGCACCACCAGGCCGCGGAGGTGGACGTCCCCGTGGCGCACCCGCACGCGCACGCACACACGCAGGCGGCcgacgtggcggcggcggcgccgccctccACGACGGCGTGGGTGGACAGCATCATCCGCGACATCATCGGGAGCAGCAGCGGGGCCGGGGTGGTGTCCGTGGCGCAGCTCATCCACAACGTCCGCGAGATCATCCACCCCTGCAACCCCGGCCTCGCCTCGCTCCTCGAGCTCCGCCTCCGCTCCCTCCTCGCCCCTGCCAATCCCGCGCCTTTGCATCCACCTCTCCTGCACGCCGCCCCGCACGTCGCCGCGCTCCCtcccgctccgccgccgccgccgcttcattCCGCAGACAGGCAGTGTCCGCAGCCGGAGCAGGAGCCCAACAACCAGCCGGCGCCGTCGCAGTCGCCGAAGGCCCCGACAGCAGAGAAGAGCgcagcggcggccgcggccgccgccaagGAGCGGAAGGAGGAGCAGCGGCGGAGGCAGCGCGACGAGGAAGGGCTCCACCTGCTCACCCTTCTGCTGCAGTGCGCGGAGGCCGTGAACGCGGACAACCTCGACGACGCGCACCGGTGGCTGCTGGAGATCGCGGAGCTGGCCACGCCGTTCGGCACCTCCACGCAGCGCGTGGCCGCCTACTTCGCGGAGGCCATGTCGGCGCGCCTCGTCAGCTCCTGCCTGGGCCTCTacgcgccgctgccgccggggAACCCCGCCGCGTCCGCTGCGCGCCTGCACGGCCGCGTCGCCGCGGCGTTCCAGGTGTTCAACGGCATCAGCCCCTTCGTCAAGTTCTCGCACTTCACCGCCAACCAGGCCATCCAGGAGGCGTTCGAGCCGGAGGACCGCGTGCACATCATCGACCTCGACATCATGCAGGGGCTCCAGTGGCCGGGACTCTTCCACATCCTCGCCTCCCGCCCCGGCGGCCCGCCCAGGGTCAGGCTCACCGGCCTCGGCGCGTCCATGGACGCGCTCCAGGCCACGGGGAAGCGTCTCTCCGACTTCGCCGACACGCTCGGCCTGCCCTTCGAGTTCTGCGCCGTCGCCGAGAAGGCCGGCAATGTTGACCCGGACAAGCTCGGCGTCACGCGCCGCGAGGCCGTCGCCGTCCACTGGCTGCACCACTCGCTCTACGACGTCACCGGCTCCGACTCCAACACGCTCCGGCTTATCCAAAG GCTGGCCCCGAAGGTGGTGACAATGGTGGAGCAGGACTTGAGCCAGTCGGGCTCCTTCCTGGCGCGGTTCGTGGAGGCCATCCACTACTACTCGGCTCTGTTCGACTCGCTGGACGCGAGCTACGGCGAGGACAGCCCCGAGCGGCACGTCGTGGAGCAGCAGCTGCTGTCGCGGGAGATCCGCAACGTGCTGGCCGTCGGCGGGCCCGCCCGCACGGGCGACGTCAAGTTCGTCGGCAGCTGGCGGGAGAAGCTGGTGCAGTCCGGGTTCCGCGCGGCCTCGctcgccggcggcgccgccgcgcAGGCGTCGCTGCTGCTGAGCATGTTCCCCTCCGACGGCTACACGCTGGTGGAGGAGAACGGCGCGCTCAAGCTCGGGTGGAAGGATCTCTGCCTGCTCACCGCCTCCGCCTGGCGCCCGATTCATCAGGCCCCGTGCCGTTAA